The Lutibacter profundi genome includes a region encoding these proteins:
- a CDS encoding MGH1-like glycoside hydrolase domain-containing protein: MTSSLVNTAQNILNSNFQEKKGFTLPCKGLYPFQWYWDSGFIAIGYAHYDINKAKSEIETLLNAQWNNGFIPHIIFHNESNSYFPGPDFHMAELHLDASTEYKSTGMTQPPVTGFVLEKIYQIAKDKIDILDFIKKNIDKVYDNHTYFYKNRDINNEGLVYIYHNWESGTDNSPVWDDIWKTMNSPDYDFERRDTSHVDPSERPTKKEYNYYLHIIDIAKENNYDDAKIAELSPFLVQDPLFNAVLIKSNNALINLYKIIGNNEDKITQLLKWTNKGVKSFNTKLYDDELGAYVHYDLRNEKPIRLVSSSSFVPIFANIPSKQRAAQLISTMITKFGGEDMYLCASFDPTNERYNPKKYWRGPVWINLNWMLYYGLLDYGYNEIAQRIKSDSIELVDKVGFYEYFDARKSVYNTESKGCGGNNFSWSAALFLDLINN, translated from the coding sequence ATGACATCTAGCCTAGTAAATACCGCTCAAAATATTTTGAACTCTAACTTCCAAGAAAAAAAAGGATTTACATTGCCATGCAAAGGTTTGTATCCATTTCAATGGTATTGGGATTCTGGATTTATAGCTATTGGATATGCTCATTATGACATAAATAAAGCAAAAAGTGAAATAGAAACACTTTTAAATGCTCAATGGAATAACGGATTTATTCCACACATAATTTTCCATAATGAAAGTAATTCTTATTTCCCAGGGCCCGATTTTCATATGGCAGAATTACATCTAGATGCTTCAACAGAATATAAGTCGACAGGAATGACTCAACCTCCTGTTACAGGTTTTGTTCTTGAAAAAATATATCAGATTGCAAAAGATAAAATAGATATTTTGGATTTTATAAAAAAAAATATCGATAAAGTTTATGATAATCACACCTACTTTTATAAGAATAGAGATATAAATAATGAAGGACTTGTTTATATTTATCACAACTGGGAATCTGGAACAGATAACTCCCCTGTTTGGGATGATATATGGAAAACAATGAACTCACCTGATTACGATTTTGAAAGAAGGGACACTTCACATGTAGATCCTTCTGAAAGACCTACAAAAAAAGAATACAATTACTATCTACACATTATTGATATTGCTAAAGAAAACAATTACGATGATGCAAAAATTGCTGAATTATCTCCTTTTTTAGTGCAAGACCCCTTGTTTAATGCAGTACTTATAAAATCTAATAATGCATTAATTAATTTGTACAAAATTATTGGTAATAATGAAGATAAAATAACGCAACTTCTAAAATGGACAAACAAAGGTGTTAAATCATTTAACACCAAATTATATGATGATGAATTAGGAGCTTATGTTCATTACGATTTAAGAAATGAAAAACCTATTCGTTTAGTAAGTTCATCTTCTTTTGTACCTATATTTGCAAACATACCAAGTAAGCAAAGAGCAGCTCAACTTATTTCTACAATGATTACAAAATTTGGAGGAGAAGACATGTATTTATGTGCTTCATTTGATCCAACAAATGAGCGCTATAACCCGAAAAAATATTGGAGAGGCCCTGTTTGGATTAATTTAAATTGGATGCTATATTATGGATTACTTGATTATGGATATAATGAAATTGCACAAAGAATAAAGTCAGACAGTATAGAATTAGTTGATAAAGTTGGTTTTTATGAATATTTTGACGCTAGAAAATCAGTTTATAATACAGAAAGTAAAGGATGTGGAGGAAATAATTTTTCATGGAGTGCAGCTTTATTTTTAGATTTAATTAATAATTAA
- a CDS encoding TonB-dependent receptor domain-containing protein encodes MKKIILGLLLLISSFAYSQTTVKGTVVDKSGSPIPGVNIIISGTDVGTTTDFDGNYEITTQLTGEHELKALFMGYFSQTKTINFSGIVTVDFILNESVESLEDVVLTATSTRRSQKQSPLSITSIKQKDIIKLSANSQADIIRSVPGITAEGGGGETATNVFVRGLPSGGQYVFNPLQYDGMPLMSTFGLNSSAHDVYARPDVGFKGVEFVRGGAAVLYGAGSVAGIINYTSKTGDSNPENLVNVEWANEGRIKTDFYTGGQLGGEDSNTYYALTGFMRYDEGPINTGLPTKGVQLRANIKKKFDNGSFTIHGQFINDNAQFFMPLPLEGGSRSRLAGNDGEDVYQLLPSQLANVSFNTPGGIYKSPIADGVSTQGGYLMADFNYRFDNNLKFKSKIKYANYKHSFALYIGGNGAQGNPISLNDYVNGLDAGNLGYSATYQGSSEQISGSDLVIDNLHIDRLRPMTDYSGEASLIKRVETDNGSHNITVGTFISRTEAEDINYQFRVLSEFNNNPQIVNLSYTNASGNNVIYSQQGIYNRIGMTSNKYLSQNKSAFYATDEMIFDKWRFDVGFRIENTKGTFSNGSIVESTVYNDANITSALSNVKYADGGFTIADVNATDWALSLAGLYELSDVVNLYANFSKGFFFPQLRGFTPIATGVTGSKYDSEKIIQFEAGTKIGNDKLTGSLAMYYVSLKDRIKITQAIVNGSLVDQTRSEQNTATFGLEATWDYKLTEVLNFRGSATYQNHEITKNINEDLVNGGTTIADEGNKLARQPNILGSLGLYYDNSKFDTMLSMNYTGKKFAADNNNIELEAISILRLGAGYSMNLGENDETLRLGFSVFNALDSDAVTEGDPRAVGQVEEEFFFGRPILPRRVFLTATFNF; translated from the coding sequence ATGAAAAAAATTATACTAGGACTTTTATTATTAATAAGTTCTTTTGCTTATTCTCAAACAACAGTTAAAGGGACTGTTGTTGATAAATCTGGAAGTCCAATACCTGGGGTAAATATTATTATTAGTGGTACTGATGTTGGAACTACTACTGATTTTGACGGAAACTATGAAATAACAACTCAATTAACGGGTGAACATGAATTAAAAGCTTTATTTATGGGATACTTTTCTCAAACTAAAACTATTAATTTTTCTGGAATTGTAACAGTTGATTTTATCTTAAATGAAAGTGTTGAAAGCCTCGAAGATGTTGTTTTAACAGCTACATCTACTAGAAGATCCCAAAAACAATCTCCTTTATCAATTACTTCTATCAAACAAAAAGATATTATTAAATTATCTGCAAATAGCCAAGCAGACATCATTAGAAGTGTACCTGGTATAACTGCTGAAGGTGGTGGTGGTGAAACTGCAACAAATGTTTTTGTTAGAGGGTTACCTTCTGGTGGTCAGTATGTTTTTAACCCTTTACAATATGATGGAATGCCATTAATGAGTACTTTTGGCTTAAACTCTTCTGCACACGATGTATACGCTAGACCTGATGTTGGTTTTAAAGGTGTAGAATTTGTAAGAGGTGGTGCTGCAGTATTATATGGTGCAGGTTCAGTAGCTGGTATTATAAATTATACAAGTAAAACAGGTGATTCTAATCCTGAAAATCTTGTTAACGTAGAGTGGGCTAACGAAGGAAGAATTAAAACTGATTTTTATACTGGTGGCCAATTAGGTGGTGAAGATTCTAACACATACTATGCCTTAACAGGGTTTATGAGATATGATGAAGGACCAATTAACACGGGATTACCAACAAAAGGTGTTCAGTTAAGAGCTAACATTAAAAAGAAATTTGATAATGGGTCTTTTACAATTCACGGACAATTTATAAATGATAACGCTCAGTTCTTTATGCCATTACCATTAGAAGGAGGTAGTAGATCTCGTTTAGCAGGTAATGACGGAGAAGATGTATATCAATTATTACCTTCTCAATTAGCTAACGTTTCTTTTAATACACCTGGTGGTATTTATAAAAGTCCTATCGCTGATGGAGTTTCAACACAAGGCGGATATTTAATGGCAGATTTTAATTACAGGTTTGATAATAATTTAAAATTTAAATCAAAAATTAAATACGCAAATTACAAACACAGCTTTGCATTATACATTGGAGGAAACGGTGCTCAAGGCAACCCAATTTCCTTAAATGATTATGTAAATGGTTTAGATGCTGGTAATTTAGGTTACTCTGCTACATACCAAGGTTCTTCTGAACAAATTAGTGGTTCAGATTTAGTAATTGACAATTTACATATTGATAGACTACGCCCTATGACAGATTACTCAGGTGAAGCTTCTTTAATAAAAAGAGTTGAAACAGATAATGGATCTCATAATATTACAGTAGGTACTTTTATATCACGTACGGAAGCTGAAGATATTAACTATCAATTTAGAGTGTTATCTGAATTTAACAATAACCCACAAATAGTAAATCTTAGTTATACTAATGCTAGCGGTAACAATGTTATTTATTCACAACAAGGTATTTATAACAGAATAGGAATGACATCTAACAAGTATTTATCTCAAAACAAATCTGCTTTTTATGCTACAGATGAAATGATTTTTGATAAATGGCGTTTTGATGTAGGGTTTAGAATTGAAAATACAAAAGGTACTTTTAGCAATGGTAGTATAGTTGAATCTACAGTTTATAATGATGCTAACATTACATCAGCATTAAGTAATGTAAAATATGCAGATGGAGGCTTTACTATTGCAGATGTTAATGCAACAGATTGGGCCTTATCTTTAGCAGGTTTATATGAATTATCTGATGTAGTAAACTTATATGCAAACTTTTCAAAAGGATTTTTCTTTCCACAACTTAGAGGGTTTACTCCAATTGCAACAGGTGTTACTGGTAGTAAATATGATTCAGAAAAAATTATTCAATTTGAAGCAGGTACTAAAATTGGTAATGATAAATTAACCGGTTCTTTAGCCATGTATTATGTTAGTTTAAAAGATAGAATTAAAATAACTCAAGCAATTGTAAACGGTTCTTTAGTTGATCAAACTAGGTCTGAGCAAAATACAGCTACTTTTGGCCTAGAAGCTACTTGGGATTATAAACTTACTGAAGTTTTAAACTTTAGAGGTTCAGCAACTTATCAAAACCATGAAATTACCAAAAATATAAATGAAGATTTAGTGAATGGCGGTACAACAATTGCTGATGAAGGAAATAAGTTAGCAAGACAGCCTAATATTTTAGGGAGCTTAGGTTTATATTATGACAATAGCAAGTTTGATACAATGCTATCAATGAACTATACGGGCAAAAAATTTGCTGCAGATAATAACAATATAGAATTAGAAGCTATTAGTATACTAAGATTAGGTGCTGGTTATTCCATGAATTTAGGTGAAAATGATGAGACTTTAAGACTTGGGTTTTCAGTCTTTAATGCACTTGATAGTGATGCTGTTACAGAAGGAGATCCAAGAGCTGTAGGGCAGGTAGAAGAAGAGTTTTTCTTTGGAAGACCTATTTTACCTCGTAGAGTATTCTTAACTGCAACATTTAATTTTTAA
- a CDS encoding LacI family DNA-binding transcriptional regulator gives MPKKNLITLKKIAQDLGFSISTVSRALNDHPDISIKTKEKIKAFASKFNYVPNLFARGFRTHKTNIIGVIVPNISHYFTSTLLKGVLEEAEIHGYKVIISESVNNITKQTEMLQTMNQFGVDGILLSLARETKNVDTILNILEQVPLVLVDKVSTKVPCTQVVIDDEDAAFRAVEHLINTGKKRIAIIKETESSFTSEKRYLGYLRALRTYNLEIDDTIILSSEDISIHQAKRLANILISLQHKPDAVFAITDGAAIGVIKALKKNKINIPEEIAVVGFSNSLNSIIIEPKLTTIDQPGNKIGSVAMKYLINEINNENNISNKTVVIKTNLIVRDSSFKINK, from the coding sequence ATGCCAAAGAAAAATTTAATTACACTAAAAAAAATTGCTCAAGATTTAGGGTTCTCAATTTCTACTGTTTCAAGAGCATTAAATGATCATCCAGACATTAGTATAAAAACGAAGGAGAAAATTAAGGCATTTGCGTCTAAATTTAACTATGTACCAAATTTATTTGCTAGAGGTTTTAGAACACATAAAACAAATATAATAGGGGTTATTGTCCCAAATATTTCGCATTACTTTACCTCAACTTTGCTTAAAGGTGTTTTAGAAGAGGCAGAAATTCATGGGTATAAAGTAATTATATCAGAATCTGTTAACAATATTACAAAGCAAACTGAAATGCTGCAAACAATGAACCAATTTGGCGTTGATGGAATCTTATTATCTTTAGCAAGGGAGACTAAAAATGTAGATACTATTCTAAATATACTTGAGCAAGTACCGCTAGTTTTGGTAGATAAAGTATCTACTAAAGTGCCTTGCACTCAGGTTGTTATAGATGATGAAGATGCAGCATTTAGAGCTGTTGAACATTTAATAAATACAGGAAAAAAACGTATTGCAATTATTAAAGAGACAGAAAGTTCTTTTACTTCTGAAAAAAGATATTTGGGTTATTTAAGAGCTTTAAGAACATATAATTTAGAAATTGATGATACTATTATTTTAAGCTCGGAAGACATTTCAATTCATCAGGCAAAAAGACTTGCAAATATTTTAATAAGTCTACAACATAAACCTGATGCCGTTTTTGCTATTACCGATGGAGCAGCTATTGGGGTCATAAAAGCATTGAAAAAAAATAAAATTAACATCCCAGAAGAAATTGCTGTTGTTGGATTTAGCAATTCTCTAAATTCAATTATTATAGAGCCTAAATTAACTACTATTGATCAACCAGGTAATAAAATTGGGTCTGTAGCTATGAAATACCTCATTAATGAAATTAACAATGAAAATAATATTTCTAATAAAACAGTTGTTATAAAAACGAATTTAATAGTTAGGGACTCATCATTTAAAATAAATAAGTAG
- a CDS encoding carboxypeptidase-like regulatory domain-containing protein: MHKYTLYIAFFLITLKGFSQESNVIKPIDTIGLTASLRGQVVNNSNQKPLIGANLFNLNSVIGTVTDDNGYFEIETKANDTLYISYLGFQSIKLKITNDLLRNELVIELNEKTEQLKEVVVKSHKLIGVLEIDAKNVPKDKYSRIHIVGLRQTYEVGSRSRKNYTSPIDALFRPIDFVYNLFGKKPKQLKKLKKLRSTDNLREMLEGKFNREIMMEYLDMDAQELNDLLNECNYSDYFIKSASDLQLIEAVLLCYENYKAIKKGSTIKKIDKQ; the protein is encoded by the coding sequence ATGCATAAATACACACTATATATAGCCTTTTTTTTAATAACACTTAAAGGGTTTTCACAAGAATCTAACGTTATTAAACCTATTGACACTATTGGATTAACTGCTTCATTAAGAGGACAAGTTGTTAATAATAGTAACCAAAAACCCTTAATTGGCGCCAATTTATTTAATTTAAATTCTGTAATTGGAACCGTAACTGATGACAATGGATATTTTGAAATTGAAACAAAAGCTAATGATACTCTTTATATTTCTTATTTAGGTTTCCAATCTATTAAGTTAAAAATAACAAATGATTTACTAAGAAATGAGCTTGTTATTGAATTGAATGAAAAAACAGAGCAGTTAAAAGAGGTAGTTGTTAAATCACATAAACTTATTGGTGTTTTAGAAATTGACGCCAAAAATGTACCAAAAGATAAATATTCTAGAATTCATATTGTTGGCTTACGCCAAACATACGAAGTAGGCTCAAGAAGTAGAAAAAATTACACCTCTCCTATTGATGCCTTATTTCGTCCTATAGATTTTGTGTACAATTTATTTGGTAAAAAACCGAAGCAGCTCAAAAAATTAAAAAAACTTAGAAGCACTGATAATTTGCGAGAAATGCTAGAAGGTAAATTTAATAGAGAAATTATGATGGAGTATTTAGATATGGATGCCCAAGAATTAAATGATTTATTAAATGAATGTAATTATTCAGATTACTTTATTAAGTCTGCAAGCGATTTACAGTTAATTGAAGCTGTACTATTATGTTATGAAAATTACAAAGCTATAAAAAAGGGAAGTACCATAAAAAAAATTGATAAACAATAA
- a CDS encoding shikimate kinase, producing MKIVLLGYMASGKSAIGSVLANKLKIQFMDLDAYIEEKEQLSIATIFEKKGEIYFRKIEGDYLLELLNLKKDIVLSVGGGTPCYGRNMKLIETNSISFYLKASIQTIFERLQSNKSQRPLVASIDKENLKEYIAKHLFERVAFYEKAKHTILVDKKNIFEIVNEIKRLL from the coding sequence ATGAAAATTGTTTTATTAGGATATATGGCAAGTGGAAAATCTGCCATAGGTAGTGTTTTAGCAAACAAATTAAAAATTCAGTTTATGGATTTAGATGCATATATTGAAGAAAAAGAACAATTATCTATTGCTACTATTTTTGAAAAGAAAGGTGAGATTTACTTTAGAAAAATAGAAGGTGACTATTTACTAGAATTACTTAATTTAAAAAAAGATATTGTACTTTCTGTAGGTGGAGGAACGCCTTGTTATGGTAGAAATATGAAGCTAATTGAAACAAATTCAATTTCATTTTATTTAAAAGCCTCCATTCAAACAATTTTTGAGCGACTTCAAAGTAATAAATCTCAAAGACCATTGGTTGCCTCTATTGATAAAGAAAACTTGAAAGAATATATAGCAAAACACTTATTTGAGAGAGTTGCTTTTTATGAAAAAGCTAAACACACTATATTGGTAGATAAAAAAAATATTTTTGAGATTGTAAATGAAATTAAGCGGCTACTCTAA
- a CDS encoding phosphoribosyltransferase domain-containing protein, protein MNGSIILTNEQIQNKTRRIAYQIYENNYNENEIIIAGINGNGYVFAQKITTILKTISKLKVTLCEVIIDKKNPLKKITTSIDTDNYKNKSLILVDDVLNSGTTLIYGIKHFLEVPLKQFNTAVLINRNHKKYPVKADFKGLSLSTSMGEHVSVVFENKNSYAFLE, encoded by the coding sequence ATGAACGGTTCTATTATTCTAACAAACGAGCAAATTCAAAATAAAACTAGGAGAATAGCATATCAAATTTATGAAAATAATTATAATGAAAATGAAATTATAATTGCTGGAATAAATGGGAATGGATACGTATTTGCGCAAAAAATAACAACTATTTTAAAAACAATATCTAAATTAAAAGTAACTTTATGTGAGGTTATAATTGATAAAAAAAATCCTTTAAAAAAAATAACAACAAGTATAGATACTGATAATTATAAAAATAAATCATTAATTTTGGTTGATGATGTACTAAACTCTGGGACTACTTTAATATATGGAATTAAACATTTTTTAGAAGTTCCATTAAAACAATTTAACACAGCTGTATTAATTAATAGAAATCATAAAAAATATCCTGTGAAAGCAGATTTTAAAGGTCTTTCATTATCAACTTCAATGGGAGAGCATGTTTCAGTAGTATTTGAAAATAAAAATTCATATGCCTTTTTAGAGTAG
- a CDS encoding SAM-dependent methyltransferase, with product MNKTALDRSYWEDLYNSNKTGWDIGYISPPIKEYIDQLNTINLQILIPGAGNSYEAEYLHKKGFQNVDVIDIATQPLNNFKKRVPSFPKTNLIQKNFFNHQKKYDLIIEQTFFSSLHPTHREKYVHKTHDLLSHNGKLIGLFFDVEFSKEGPPYGGSLKKYSQLFSPFFTIKTLDKCYNSIKPRFGRELFFIFEKK from the coding sequence ATGAATAAAACAGCTTTAGATAGAAGTTATTGGGAAGACTTATACAATAGCAATAAAACAGGTTGGGATATTGGTTATATTTCACCCCCTATTAAAGAATATATTGACCAACTGAATACTATAAACTTGCAAATTTTAATTCCTGGAGCAGGCAATAGTTATGAAGCGGAATATTTGCATAAAAAAGGCTTCCAAAATGTAGATGTAATTGATATTGCAACACAACCGTTAAATAATTTTAAAAAGAGGGTTCCCTCCTTTCCTAAAACGAATCTAATCCAAAAAAATTTCTTCAATCATCAAAAAAAATATGATTTAATTATAGAGCAAACTTTTTTTTCTTCTTTACACCCTACTCATAGAGAAAAATATGTACATAAAACACATGATTTACTATCGCATAACGGAAAATTAATTGGCTTATTTTTTGATGTTGAATTTTCTAAAGAAGGACCTCCTTATGGTGGCAGTTTAAAAAAATATTCGCAACTATTTTCACCTTTTTTTACTATAAAAACACTTGACAAATGTTATAATTCTATTAAACCGAGATTTGGTAGAGAATTGTTTTTTATCTTTGAAAAAAAATAA
- a CDS encoding RNA-binding S4 domain-containing protein, protein MRIDKYLWCVRYYKTRNIATEACRKGHVKVNGESVKPSKAIFNQEKITIRKNQINYKLEVLDIPTNRVGAKLVDLYRKDITPAEEFEKFELLKYSKDYYRKKGAGRPTKKDRRNLDELQNE, encoded by the coding sequence ATGAGAATTGATAAATATTTATGGTGTGTACGTTATTACAAAACTAGAAATATTGCTACAGAAGCTTGCAGAAAGGGACATGTTAAAGTAAATGGTGAAAGTGTTAAGCCTTCAAAAGCAATATTCAATCAGGAAAAAATTACAATTAGAAAAAATCAAATTAATTATAAATTAGAAGTTCTAGATATTCCCACTAATCGTGTTGGAGCTAAACTTGTTGACTTATACAGAAAAGATATTACCCCTGCTGAAGAATTTGAAAAATTTGAACTGTTAAAATATTCTAAAGATTATTACAGAAAGAAAGGAGCAGGAAGACCTACTAAAAAAGATAGAAGAAATTTAGATGAATTACAAAATGAATAA
- a CDS encoding FKBP-type peptidyl-prolyl cis-trans isomerase, which produces MKLKNLFFILALGFVIFSCKKDDSTDVVFDAAAQSLLDDEALIEYLQTHYLNDVDGGIWTITNNETPLMGQVETQNITKNDISYKLYYLKENEGATVSPSRADSVLTTYTGMLLDSTVFDSRSSLTWLSLTKVIDGWSYGFTNFKGGDKIVNEDESFYFENSGKGILFIPSGLAYGNIGQIVIPANSPLVFQITLEDVNQSDDDNDSILSILEDIDQDGDVKNDDSDGDLIPDYLDIDDDNDGILTRDEDPNGDGNPLNDDTDNDGIPDYLDTDN; this is translated from the coding sequence ATGAAATTAAAAAATTTATTTTTTATACTAGCTTTGGGTTTTGTAATTTTTTCTTGTAAAAAAGACGATTCAACAGATGTTGTATTTGATGCAGCTGCACAATCTTTACTTGATGATGAAGCCTTAATTGAATATTTACAAACACATTATTTAAATGATGTTGATGGAGGTATTTGGACTATCACAAATAATGAAACACCACTGATGGGGCAAGTTGAAACTCAAAATATTACTAAAAATGATATTTCATATAAATTATATTACTTAAAAGAAAATGAAGGCGCTACAGTTTCTCCTTCACGAGCAGATTCTGTACTAACAACATATACTGGTATGCTATTAGACAGTACTGTTTTTGATTCTAGATCATCATTAACTTGGTTGTCTCTAACAAAAGTGATTGATGGTTGGAGTTATGGATTTACAAATTTTAAAGGAGGAGATAAGATTGTAAATGAAGATGAATCTTTTTATTTTGAAAATTCAGGCAAGGGTATTTTGTTTATTCCTTCAGGTCTTGCTTATGGTAATATTGGTCAGATTGTAATCCCTGCAAACTCGCCACTTGTTTTTCAAATTACTTTAGAAGATGTTAACCAGTCTGATGATGATAATGATAGTATTTTATCTATTTTAGAGGATATAGATCAAGATGGTGATGTTAAAAATGATGACTCAGATGGTGATTTGATTCCTGATTATTTAGACATTGATGATGATAACGATGGTATTTTAACGAGAGATGAAGATCCAAATGGTGATGGAAATCCCTTAAATGATGATACGGATAACGATGGTATACCAGATTATTTAGATACAGATAATTAA
- a CDS encoding outer membrane beta-barrel protein, giving the protein MNKRIILLTVVFLSTLFYANAQSEFGIKGGLSYNSNGEYKEFTSEVTNIYKNEGKGKSGFNIGFYGKLDLGPIYLRPELVYTKTTSEYVLNTGNTEDYKLSKLDVPVLVGLKLIGPLNIFAGPAFQYILNNDLKGLEFQSIKNDFTVGVNIGASIELGKLGIDVRYERGLSSNEASWTNAGDTFTLDSRPEQIIFSLSYRLSNKKK; this is encoded by the coding sequence TTTTTATCAACGTTGTTTTATGCAAATGCACAAAGTGAATTTGGAATCAAAGGAGGTTTAAGCTATAACTCAAACGGTGAGTATAAAGAATTTACATCTGAAGTAACAAATATTTACAAAAATGAAGGTAAAGGAAAATCTGGTTTCAATATTGGATTTTATGGTAAATTAGACTTAGGGCCTATTTATTTACGTCCTGAATTGGTTTATACCAAAACAACAAGTGAGTATGTTTTAAATACAGGAAATACAGAAGATTATAAATTATCCAAATTAGATGTTCCTGTATTGGTTGGCTTAAAATTAATTGGCCCTTTAAATATATTTGCAGGCCCTGCATTCCAATACATCTTAAACAATGATTTAAAAGGGCTAGAGTTTCAGTCCATAAAAAATGATTTTACTGTTGGAGTAAATATTGGCGCCTCTATTGAATTGGGTAAATTAGGAATTGATGTTAGGTATGAAAGAGGATTAAGTAGTAATGAAGCCAGCTGGACAAATGCTGGTGATACTTTTACGTTAGATTCTAGACCTGAGCAAATTATTTTCAGCTTATCGTACCGTTTATCAAATAAAAAGAAATAA